The nucleotide sequence TCTTTGTTAGGGCAGCTTTTGTTAAAGGTTTATCGCTTGTTGCTAAAACAGGAAGGATGATAGGCGCGGCAATTGCTGCTCTAACTCTTAGAGCTATAACAGTTGCTCCGCCATCAATTTTTTAAATAAGTCGTTAAGTTTGATAAGAGATTAATTTAGCTTAAAAATAAATAGATAATAGGTAAAAATAACAATGCTTGAATAGCTTTTTAGATAAAGATTTAAATTGTAATTGCTATTAACTTTTTCTATAGATACACTGGGAAGCGATCGCAATTTAGATACAAGCGATCGCTCCTTTTGCACATCCCGCTAACAAATAGTTAAAGGCGCTGTAGCAAGCTCAAGCCGTGAGTATCAGTACCGCAGGTATTTAACAATCCGTAAGTTTCACTCAGGCGTTTCACCTTTTCAGTTTCCCTGGGGCTGGGTTTCCAGGGGTTCGGGTTGTTGTAAGCATAATATGTTTCTACACCGTCAATCCCCAGTTGGGCAGCAACTGGGATGAGTTCTTCAGCAGAACGACGGTAGCGCGACGGGTGGGCTAAAACTGCCAAACCACCCGCCTGATGCAGGGCGAGAATTACATTAGCTGCCCAGCCATCGACATCTTGAGGTGCTTTGCCTTGTAAATAGATCTGCAAACTGGGGTGGTGTGGATCGAAGTCATACCCCAAGATATGAACTTCCGTTCCCAGTAGGCTAGCCGTGATTTCTACACCAGCCCAGAGGTGGGGTAGTGCTTGAGAATTGGGGGATTGCTGTTGCTGGTTTTCTAGCCAGGTTTTAGCCACAAGGTAACCACCTATATTATGGTGATCGGTGATGGTAAGACCTTTGAGGCCAATGTTCGTTGCCTGCTCTATCAACTCTTCTGGCGTCAGCCTGCCATCTGAGTGGATCGTGTGCATGTGGAAGTTGAAGGAGCGGGGGCAACTTTCGGGATGTATCGTTTCAAAGACTTGTTTGAGTGTTAGTGTATTCTGCGCTGCTGGCTGGGAGAAAGTAGAAGTTTGAGCAGGATAAATCGCCATAACAGCCTCGCTTGCGTCGTGGGCATTGATTAACTGGATGCAAGCCTCAACCGCCGATTGCGGAACTTGCGTTTTCAATTCTTAACATTACCCTAGCAAAACTAAACCGGATTTGGCTGTTGCGGTAGCGGTGGTTGGAGGCTGAAAGTATTGTACATGCGTAGCTTGCAGCCAGATTGAAGCTGGTGGCTTAAAAGTTTTGTTTAGACGGTGCGGTGAGGAATAGGTTTATTTTAGGGCATCGCGTGTATGCTGCGATCGCGAAGAAGCGCTGACTTGTCAGCTCGCGCTGGGATAAGCTGGCTCGAAGAAAAGAGGGGCGAATGGCGAGGGTAGAATCTATAGATTGCTCTAGAAGCCTTTCTCACTATTCGCTCCTCTTCACTTGCCCATGTCTGAGTTACGAGTTTTCCAAGCCTGGTTGAGTAGTTCAGTCCAGCGCTTTTGCACTTGTTTGGCGGTTAATTTGAGGGCTTTGGCAATATCGCGTTCGCTGGCTTTGGCTTGTTTGAGTTCCCACATTTCCTGCTGTTCTGGAGAGAGTTGAGACCAAAAGGCTTCCCATTGGTCAGAAGACAGTCCCAGCTTTTGGTCAATGTCTGCCCCCAGCCATTGATGCACCAGTTGCCATTGAGAATTAAGAGCGAATTTTTCTACATGGTACTTAAAACGCTGTTGCAGGTAGTCGCGCTGACGGGGTGTTAGACCGAGGATTTCGTCAATTTCTGGTGCGGCGAGGTCTTGCATTTTTAGCACCAAGTAGTCCACACAGTCTGACTGACCTTGAGACTCAAGATATTGCATCAGTTCAGAGAAGACGCGATCGCGCACGACTGCCTCGGCTGGGTCAGTAGTTGAAGCAACCATCTTCGAGCGCACTTGTTGCATCATGGGCGACCGACTTTGTGCCTCGGCTTCCTCTCCCTTCGCGAATTCAACTGCCCCTTCGATATCCATAGTAGTTTCGCTGGGCTGGCGTTTGGCAAACCCTTGGGCACGCAGCACGATCAATTGTTGGTTTGTGCCATTTGGCAAATTGATGCGGCGTTTAGCATACAGCTCGGTGAAAGCCATATACTCGGCAAGTTCTAACTGAGTGCGAGGAGTGTATTCTCCGGTAAGTTGGTTTTCTCTCCGGAAGGCTTTGAGTGACTCAGCGTAAAACTCTTGTAGGAAATCTTCAATTAGGTTATAGCGAGCTTGAAATCCCAACTGAGAGTGGCCAGTCGCCACGTAACGGTAAACCATAGCACTGAGCGTGCTGTGCAGTTCAATGCGACCCCGTTTTGCACCAACTTGGTGGTAAGCCAGACACTTTTGCAAACGGTGACGACCCAGAGAAACCTGCCAGGAGCGAACCTCGCCGCTGGTTTGGATGCGAGCGCTCTTGCTACAAATCCGTTCTACCTCCATCGCCATCCGGCGGGCTACCGCCTCAACGCGACCGGAAGCGGCTCCGACTCCTTGCTGTATTTCCTCTAGCAACAGAGAAGTCAGAGCTTGCGTGTCAATTCCCGTTACCGGATCGGGGGACTCATCGTTGCTTTGGTTAACTGAAGCTTGATGTATAGAATTGGCAGTTTCTACTTGCATGGTATAGCGCCCGAAAATTTACAGTTACGACATGGATGACACTTGAGAGGGGGGAATGTTTCTTCTGTGGATGAAATCCACTCAATCTCCTTTTCTCATCTGTCTATACTTAGACTGTAAACGGCTAAACTTGGCTCAGGGCTTTGTTTTGTACACTTCCTTGCATCGGACTCCCGCGATCGCTTATGAGGAAATTTGCCCCCAGATCTGATGTTGAGGTTAAACCCTTGAGCTACGGGCACTTGAGCCGTGTTATTGGCTAGTGGATGCAGGCGTGCTAGCAGTAGATACCAGCAGGTATTAGTGGACGGTCAAAGAATTGGCTAATATACAGCCTTTTTTCCGAAATCCTGGTTTGCGGCTTGTAGCCTAATGTCCGTCGTAGGTAGCCGACTTAAACAGTTAAAGAAATTCAAGACAAGGGCGCGATCGCGCGATCGCATCCCAAGCCCACCAACACAAGAGTTTTATTAGCTGACTGGTGACGCCCAAGCGATCGCCGCTTCCCATCCCAGACCTTGCCGCACGAGCGCGGGTTCTTCATTCGTCAAGTCCAAAATTGTGGACACCTCGAACCCCGGCTCCACACCATCATCCACAATTACATCGACCAGCTTATCCAACTGGTCAAATAATTTCGCTCTCTCTAGAGGCGCCGTTGGCGTGCCGCCTTCATCTTCTTGGAGGTGAGCCGACGTAGATATAATCGGATTACCCAACGCCTGTAAAAGCGACTGACAAATTTGGTGGTCGGGCACTCGAATTCCAGTAGTTTTGCGTTTGGGATTCTGGACGAGACGAGGCACTAACTTGGTGGCAGGCAACAAAAAGGTGTAAGGCCCTGGAATCAGACTCTTCATAATACGATAGGCGCTATCGTTGACCAGGGCATATTGGGCAATGTTAGATAGAGACGAACACAGGAACGTCAGAGGCTTATCATTGGATAGCTGCTTGATCCGCCGCACGCGC is from Microcoleus sp. FACHB-831 and encodes:
- a CDS encoding PHP domain-containing protein; its protein translation is MKTQVPQSAVEACIQLINAHDASEAVMAIYPAQTSTFSQPAAQNTLTLKQVFETIHPESCPRSFNFHMHTIHSDGRLTPEELIEQATNIGLKGLTITDHHNIGGYLVAKTWLENQQQQSPNSQALPHLWAGVEITASLLGTEVHILGYDFDPHHPSLQIYLQGKAPQDVDGWAANVILALHQAGGLAVLAHPSRYRRSAEELIPVAAQLGIDGVETYYAYNNPNPWKPSPRETEKVKRLSETYGLLNTCGTDTHGLSLLQRL
- a CDS encoding HetZ-related protein, producing MQVETANSIHQASVNQSNDESPDPVTGIDTQALTSLLLEEIQQGVGAASGRVEAVARRMAMEVERICSKSARIQTSGEVRSWQVSLGRHRLQKCLAYHQVGAKRGRIELHSTLSAMVYRYVATGHSQLGFQARYNLIEDFLQEFYAESLKAFRRENQLTGEYTPRTQLELAEYMAFTELYAKRRINLPNGTNQQLIVLRAQGFAKRQPSETTMDIEGAVEFAKGEEAEAQSRSPMMQQVRSKMVASTTDPAEAVVRDRVFSELMQYLESQGQSDCVDYLVLKMQDLAAPEIDEILGLTPRQRDYLQQRFKYHVEKFALNSQWQLVHQWLGADIDQKLGLSSDQWEAFWSQLSPEQQEMWELKQAKASERDIAKALKLTAKQVQKRWTELLNQAWKTRNSDMGK
- a CDS encoding L-threonylcarbamoyladenylate synthase — protein: MATIYTLHPETPQTRLVEQIVQALRNGAVMLYPSDTVYAIGCDMNSKSALERVRRIKQLSNDKPLTFLCSSLSNIAQYALVNDSAYRIMKSLIPGPYTFLLPATKLVPRLVQNPKRKTTGIRVPDHQICQSLLQALGNPIISTSAHLQEDEGGTPTAPLERAKLFDQLDKLVDVIVDDGVEPGFEVSTILDLTNEEPALVRQGLGWEAAIAWASPVS